The following coding sequences are from one Rhinoraja longicauda isolate Sanriku21f chromosome 7, sRhiLon1.1, whole genome shotgun sequence window:
- the LOC144595579 gene encoding G-protein coupled receptor 83-like has translation MTRYMWLSLPHLTKAFQRSNNLLNISFSGLSLMSNRSTFFPWGNFTLDDWESFVGSAKYEAESQNATVKALLIAAYSVMIVTSLFGNVLVCQVVIKNKRMHSVTSLFIVNLAVSDIMITLLNTPFTLVRFVNSTWVFGTVMCHISRFAQYCSLHVSTLTLTAIALDRHQVIMHPLKPRMSTAKGVLYIIIIWIMASCFSLPHAIYQKLFKFEYSKEKIRSLCVPDFPEPADLFWKYLDLATFIMLYVLPLLIITITYTTVAKKLWLRNAIGDVTTEQYFAHRRKKKKTIKMLMLVVVVFAVCWFPLNCYVVLISSQIIHTNNALYFAFHWFALSSTCYNPFIYCWLNESFRLELKSLLNIFRKERGVQEHILPSMPPSYRLAWPEQSNCKKRQDPQSLRSNSNIQSGRTDISSVEPIVTMS, from the exons ATGACCCGTTACATGTGGCTGTCTCTCCCTCACTTGACCAAAGCTTTTCAAAGATCAAACAACTTACTTAACATCAGTTTCTCGGGATTGTCTTTAATGTCTAACAGGTCGACTTTCTTTCCGTGGGGCAACTTTACTCTGGACGATTGGGAGAGCTTTGTAGGATCGGCTAAATACGAGGCAGAATCTCAAAATGCAACCGTCAAGGCTTTGCTTATCGCGGCATATTCGGTCATGATAGTTACCTCCCTCTTTGGGAATGTTCTTGTGTGCCAAGTCGTGATAAAGAACAAACGGATGCACTCTGTCACCAGCCTGTTCATTGTTAATCTCGCCGTATCGGACATCATGATAACTCTTCTTAACACTCCTTTTACACTG GTCCGGTTCGTTAACAGTACGTGGGTGTTCGGGACGGTCATGTGCCACATCAGCCGCTTTGCTCAGTACTGTTCATTGCACGTCTCCACACTCACCTTGACCGCCATCGCCTTGGACAGGCATCAG GTTATAATGCATCCCCTAAAACCACGCATGTCAACTGCTAAAGGTGTACTCTATATCATCATCATCTGGATTATGGCCAGCTGTTTCTCTCTTCCACATGCCATCTATCAAAAGCTCTTCAAATTTGAATACAG TAAAGAAAAGATTCGGAGTCTGTGTGTCCCAGATTTTCCAGAGCCAGCGGATTTGTTCTGGAAGTACCTGGATTTGGCCACGTTTATCATGTTGTATGTGCTACCCCTTTTAATCATCACTATCACCTACACCACTGTTGCCAAGAAGTTATGGCTTCGCAATGCAATCGGGGATGTGACAACAGAGCAATATTTTGCACATCGACGGAAAAAGAAAAAGACGATTAAAATGCTGATGCTGGTTGTGGTGGTATTTGCTGTCTGTTGGTTTCCACTGAACTGTTATGTTGTCCTCATATCTAGTCAAATCATTCATACCAACAATGCTCTTTATTTTGCTTTCCACTGGTTTGCCCTGAGCAGCACTTGCTATAACCCATTCATCTATTGCTGGCTAAATGAGAGTTTTCGTTTAGAACTTAAGTCTCTCTTAAATATATTCAGAAAAGaacgtggagtgcaggagcaTATCCTTCCTTCCATGCCCCCTTCTTACAGGTTAGCATGGCCAGAACAGAGTAACTGCAAGAAGAGACAAGATCCGCAGAGTCTTCGCTCAAACAGTAACATCCAGTCAGGAAGGACAGATATTTCATCAGTTGAGCCAATAGTAACGATGAGCTAA